In Cotesia glomerata isolate CgM1 linkage group LG8, MPM_Cglom_v2.3, whole genome shotgun sequence, the sequence TTAACGTTTACATCATTCGCTGCAGAAAATGAACCTATTATAAAATTGCTATCGGGACAGCTGCGAGGTGTtaaggaaaataattttttcgcgTTTCGCGGAATTCCATATGCTGTACCCCCAATCGGCGAATTAAGATTTAGAGATCCAGAACCGGTTGAACCATGGTCTGGTGTCAGAGATGCTACGGAATTTGGTGATTCATGTATTCAGTTTAACAGATCTTCGAAGAAGGTTTTGGGGAGTGAAAACTGCTTGTTTTTGAATGTCTATACCACGGATTTGACTCCTCATGAACCGCGGGTAGTCTTGTTTTGGATCCACTGTAGTGCTTTTGCGATAGGGTCTggcaatgacgaaaaattcgGACCCGACTATTTGGTGCAGAAAGATGTCATCCTTGTGACAATTAACTACCGTCTTGATATTTTTGGTAAGTTACCTGATTTTGAGGAGTATGGTGATGACGATAGTGATTGATGCAGGGTTCTTGAATTTGGACGACGAATCAGTGCCAGGAAACCAAGGTTTAAAGGACACAGTGATGGCTCTGAAATGGGTTCAGCAGAACATTGGCCAATTTGGAGGAAATCCTAATAATGTCACTATTTTTGGACAGTCTTCTGGAAGCGCTATGGTTCATCATTTGACTTTTTCACATTTAACTCAAGGTATCATTTTACCAACATAAAATTTAGTGATTTAGTTTCAGTGGTTTACGTTTAATTGAAACTTTGGTTCTTAGGGCTGTTCGACAAAGCTATTTTGCAAAGCAGTGTCGCTTCAAATTCAAGATCATACGTATCTTACCCAATGAAAGACGCTGCAGAGCAAGTATCTGGGATAATGGGACGATCAAACGAAGATTTGATTGTCTTTCTTCAAAATGCAGATCCTTCTGACCTACTAAAAGCTATCCAATCATTAGAGTTCCGAGAGGAAGGATATTTGATCGAAAATCCGTTTGTTCCTTCAGTAGATTCAAAATCAAAGTTTCCCTTTCTCAGCATTCCGATAATTGAGGCTGTTAAAGCTGGAATCAGAGTACCTCATCTTATTGGCTATACAAGCAAAGAAGCAATTCGCTTTAAATCGAGTATTTATTCGttgcttttaaattatttcgaaTTTGAGCAGTCGACTCTACTGTTTTGTCATTCCAGATCTTACAGATAAAGACTACAAGGAAATAGCCGCTAATCCAGAGAAGCTCCTCCTTCATCCAAACGGcaagaaatttttggaagccAGAAATATTTCTGTGAgcgatatgaaaaaattcttttatggTGATAAGGAAATAAGTAGAGCAACCGCTCAACAGTACATAGATTTGGTCAGTGCTGATTTCTACTTGATTAACATCCATCATGTTTTAGAAATCCAGTTATCAGCATCTGAGATTCCGTCGTATTTGTACAAATTTGACTATTATTCCAAGGAGTCTGCAGTGGTTCAAAAGATGTTGAACACAGACTTGGAAggtattaaaattcttaacttATGTTCTTTtgaatgataaattttgatttaggTACGGCACATACTGAAGAAAATTTCTATCTCTTCAATGCAACTATACTAAAGAAACTTGGAATTGATAAACCAAGTAAATATCCAGTAGAAAGAGTCATTCAAAAACGATTTTTGGACCTGTGGACTACTTTTGCTAAAACAGGGTAAGTATATTTAAGAATCTATATAGATTCTTTATCgatatatgaatataaatataaagtatagtgtatagtaaatatgaatataaagTATAGTGTACAGGGCGGACGTTGTTTTTTTATCGTCCTGATTACTTGTATTTTTTGCCTATTTTTTGCTTGTTGCACGGCTTTGGGctgtttaatattaaagtgTAGATTATTGTGCGCATTTTGAGGCATTAATCTCTACTGTTGGAGGTGTGGTTTTTATTTCCGAGTAAAATAGTTATTGTGTTTTTGATTTGAGGTTGCGTTTTTGTTGAGCACATTTTCTCTGGCTCACTCGCTTGTATGTAGCGGGTAAATGATTactactattaaataaataggtGATCAGTAAATTCGTGGtctaataaactttattataaaagaaCACTTAGTTTAAAcaattacatttaaataaataaacctttAGTGAGCTACAGCTGTAGAGCGTAATGTCAGTTggtaattagaataataataataataatttgcaGGCGGGAAGGTCTGTAGTTTTCTCTCTCGTCGTTGGTGGTGTTGAGGTATATTTAGTTCAGTGTAAGGCCGCTGTGGCGTGAGAGAGGCGACTGGACCGCCACAACCACTCCCCCCTGAGTGAACTTCCGCGGGAACTTTGAACGTTACTTTGCGTTGGTACGTTCGTTGAGGTCTGTCCATGACGGAGCCCCAGTGTTCTTGCGGTTGAACAGGTTGTGAAGTTGACGTCTCAGGCTCGGGTGGAAAATCGTCGTCGTTCTTGGATATGTAAGCTGGTTTCAGTCGTTCGATCGAGATGTTTTTTTCCTCTCCATCGATGTCCAACTTGTATATCCGATCCGTGACTCTTTGGATTATTTTATAAGGTCCAATGTATGGTGCTTCAAGTGGTGCCTTGACATGATCACACCGTACGAAGACATGTGAACATGTGTCGAGGTTCTTGAGAATGAAAACACGGGCTTTGTTATGATGAGCCGTCGTAGTGGGTCTGAGTCCACGCATGTACTCTCGATGTCTTTCTACAAATATTTGAGGATTAGCTGGTAGTTCGGCTGATAAAAAGAATTCTC encodes:
- the LOC123270656 gene encoding juvenile hormone esterase-like isoform X2 — translated: MKPILKLEYCVIIGIILTFTSFAAENEPIIKLLSGQLRGVKENNFFAFRGIPYAVPPIGELRFRDPEPVEPWSGVRDATEFGDSCIQFNRSSKKVLGSENCLFLNVYTTDLTPHEPRVVLFWIHCSAFAIGSGNDEKFGPDYLVQKDVILVTINYRLDIFGFLNLDDESVPGNQGLKDTVMALKWVQQNIGQFGGNPNNVTIFGQSSGSAMVHHLTFSHLTQGLFDKAILQSSVASNSRSYVSYPMKDAAEQVSGIMGRSNEDLIVFLQNADPSDLLKAIQSLEFREEGYLIENPFVPSVDSKSKFPFLSIPIIEAVKAGIRVPHLIGYTSKEAIRFKPDLTDKDYKEIAANPEKLLLHPNGKKFLEARNISVSDMKKFFYGDKEISRATAQQYIDLVSADFYLINIHHVLEIQLSASEIPSYLYKFDYYSKESAVVQKMLNTDLEGTAHTEENFYLFNATILKKLGIDKPSKYPVERVIQKRFLDLWTTFAKTGNPNLAEELGTVHWEPVDDPIEFKCLEISKDLKLIKEKNLLYQLKTQENVKT
- the LOC123270656 gene encoding juvenile hormone esterase-like isoform X1 translates to MKPILKLEYCVIIGIILTFTSFAAENEPIIKLLSGQLRGVKENNFFAFRGIPYAVPPIGELRFRDPEPVEPWSGVRDATEFGDSCIQFNRSSKKVLGSENCLFLNVYTTDLTPHEPRVVLFWIHCSAFAIGSGNDEKFGPDYLVQKDVILVTINYRLDIFGFLNLDDESVPGNQGLKDTVMALKWVQQNIGQFGGNPNNVTIFGQSSGSAMVHHLTFSHLTQGLFDKAILQSSVASNSRSYVSYPMKDAAEQVSGIMGRSNEDLIVFLQNADPSDLLKAIQSLEFREEGYLIENPFVPSVDSKSKFPFLSIPIIEAVKAGIRVPHLIGYTSKEAIRFKSNLTDKDYKEIAANPEKLLLHPNGKKFLEARNISVSDMKKFFYGDKEISRATAQQYIDLVSADFYLINIHHVLEIQLSASEIPSYLYKFDYYSKESAVVQKMLNTDLEGTAHTEENFYLFNATILKKLGIDKPSKYPVERVIQKRFLDLWTTFAKTGNPNLAEELGTVHWEPVDDPIEFKCLEISKDLKLIKEKNLLYQLKTQENVKT